A stretch of the Erinaceus europaeus chromosome 23, mEriEur2.1, whole genome shotgun sequence genome encodes the following:
- the LOC103116149 gene encoding olfactory receptor-like protein OLF4, with the protein MEAENRTQATEFLLLGLSEKPAMQSTIFGLFLSMYLLTVWGNLLLILAVSSDSHLHTPMYFFLSNLSLVDICFTSTTVPKMLYNICTRNQAITYAGCLTQIYFCVLFAVLDIFLLSVMAYDRYVAICHPLHYTVIMNPRLCGLLVLVSWITSALHSLFESLMALRLSFCTDLAIPHYICELNQLLQLACSDTFLNNIVMYLAALLLCAGPFAGILHSYSKIVSCIRRMSSAQGKSKAFSTCASHLSVVCLFYCTLLGVYLSSAAPHSPHSISTASVLYTVVTPMLNPFIYSLRNKDIKRALRTLFFVNGSTVE; encoded by the coding sequence ATGGAAGCAGAGAACAGAACACAAGCAACAGAATTTCTTCTTCTGGGATTATCAGAGAAACCAGCCATGCAGTCCACTATATTTGGGCTCTTCCTGTCCATGTACCTGCTCACTGTGTGGGGAAACCTTCTCCTCATCCTGGCCGTCAGCTCAGACTCCCAcctccacacccccatgtacttcttcctctccAACCTGTCCTTGGTGGACATCTGTTTCACCTCCACCACCGTCCCCAAGATGCTGTACAACATCTGCACACGGAACCAAGCCATCACCTATGCGGGCTGCCTCACCCAGATTTATTTTTGCGTACTCTTTGCCGTATTGGATATTTTTCTCTTGTCAGTGATGGcgtatgaccgctatgtggccatctgccacCCCCTGCACTACACGGTCATCATGAATCCCAGGCTCTGTGGGCTACTGGTTCTGGTGTCCTGGATCACCAGTGCCCTGCATTCCTTGTTTGAAAGCTTAATGGCGTTGAGACTGTCTTTCTGCACAGACCTGGCAATCCCCCACTATATctgtgagctcaaccagctgCTCCAACTGGCCTGTTCGGACACCTTTCTGAATAACATAGTGATGTATCTTGCAGCTCTGCTGCTGTGTGCTGGGCCTTTTGCTGGCATCCTTCACTCTTACTCTAAGATTGTTTCCTGCATCCGTAGAATGTCATCCGCTCAGGGGAAGTCCAAAGCCTTTTCCACTTGTGCCTCTCACCTCTCAGTTGTCTGCTTGTTTTACTGTACACTCTTAGGGGTGTATCTTAGCTCTGCTGCTCCCCACAGTCCACACTCCATTTCCACAGCCTCAGTGCTGTACACTGTGGTCACCCCCATGCTGAACCCCTTCATCTACAGTCTGAGGAACAAGGACATCAAGAGGGCTCTGAGAACACTTTTTTTTGTGAACGGAAGTACCGTAGAATGA